TGCCTTAAGAGCAATTATTTTGCCGGGTGAACAATTGGAAATTAAAGTTGTGCAAGAGGGTAAAGAAAAGAAACAAGGAGTTGGTTATTTGCCGGATGGTACGATGGTTGTGATTGAGGGCGGTGATAAGTACATAGGGGAAACAGTTAACGCTGAAGTATCTAGAATTTTTCAGACAGTTGCAGGAAGAATGATTTTTGCAGAACCAAGAAAGATAAAAGAAAATAACGGTTAATTTATTATAATATTTTGGATATAATTTTCTTATGAAGAGATTAGATCGCAGTTTTTTTAATAGAAATACTTTAACGGTTGCCCAAGAGCTCTTGGGCAAATTTGTTATAAGAAAGATAGACCAAAAAAAGATAGTTAGTCAAATTGTTGAGACAGAAGCTTATATGGGTTTTGATGATTTAGCTTCTCATGCATCAAAAGGTAAGACAGAAAGAACAAAAATTATGTTCGATAAGCCAGGTATTGCATATATCTATATGATTTATGGAATGTATTATTGCTTTAATATAGTTACTGAAAAGAAGGATTTTCCGGCTGCAGTATTAATTAGGGCGATTAAGCCAATCAATAATGAGAATATTGATTATGCAGATATCAAAACAGACGGTCCGGGAAAACTATGTCGTTTTCTAGAAATTAATAAAGATTTTAATGGAGAGGATCTTATTACTTTCTCCAATCTATGGATTGAAGATAGAGGCACAATAGTGTCAAAAAATAATATTGATACGGCTAAACGTATCGGTGTTGATTATGCCAAACACTGTGCTAATTATCCGTGGCGTTTTTATCTAAAATGATAATTATCCTTTGGCAAGGGACGCACCCTTGCCAAAGTTATGGGTTGGTGTATTATTATTAATATGCCAAGCAAAAATTCGATCAAGCAGTATGTAGAAAACGGCATCTACCATATTTATAATCGTGGAATAAATAAACAGGATATATTTTTGGATGATCAAGATTATTCTACTTTTTTATTTTACCTTAAGTTGTATCTCGATAATCCTGATAATTTAAAAGACCTAGATCCGCAAAAGAAAGCCTGTTTTGTAAGAAAGAATTTCAATAACAGCATAGATTTGCTATGTTACTGTCTTATGCCAAATCATTTTCATCTAATTCTTAGGCAATCAAGTGAAAAGGACATAATAGATTTTATGAGATGTGTTGCAACAAATTATTCTATGTATTTTAATAAAAAATATGATAGAGTGGGATATCTTTTTCAGGGGAGATATAAAGCAGTTTTAGTCAATTCAGATAATTACCTTTTTCATCTCTCTCGCTATATTCATCTTAATCCTTTTGCTATTCAATCTGGCAAGGGTGCGTCCCTTGCCGAGGAATATAAATACTCAAGTTATGCAAATTATTTAGGATTAAAGTATACTAACTGGTTAAAGCCAGAGCTAATATTAGAATATTTTGATCAGCAAAAGGATCAAAATATTATAGCTAAATCAATTTATAAAGAATTTATCGAAGATTACGAAATTGATTCAAAAGAAATATTGGGAGATTTGGTGATTGAATAGAAGTTGTTGGGGACTGTTCTTGGTAAGGGTGCGTCCCTTGCCAGTTTACTAGTTTCTTACCTTTTAGTAGCAGGTGGTTGTTTGCATAGTCAATCTTTGTTA
Above is a genomic segment from bacterium CG_4_10_14_0_2_um_filter_33_32 containing:
- a CDS encoding 3-methyladenine DNA glycosylase, with the protein product MKRLDRSFFNRNTLTVAQELLGKFVIRKIDQKKIVSQIVETEAYMGFDDLASHASKGKTERTKIMFDKPGIAYIYMIYGMYYCFNIVTEKKDFPAAVLIRAIKPINNENIDYADIKTDGPGKLCRFLEINKDFNGEDLITFSNLWIEDRGTIVSKNNIDTAKRIGVDYAKHCANYPWRFYLK